From the genome of Paraburkholderia sp. BL10I2N1:
TAAAATATTGAAATATGTTGATGAAGTCGCTGTGCAGCGAGCCGCGATAGGGCTACATCCGGGTGAACAGGACACGGGGATGCGGCTCGCTGCGGTACGGAGTCGCTGACCGGTTCCGATCGGTCAGTATTTGCCTGATGAGAGCCAACGACTGTTCGGCCGTGGCAGTCAGATTGTGGAGGCGAGCCCCGCTGAACTGCGGCGCGGTGACGCCGAGGTACCGGCAAACGGACGACACATAAGGCTTCGTCGGCCCGCCGCACCGCTGGGCTGCGGCCGTCAGCGCTGCGTCGCCGACCTGTGATCCCGTTCATTGAGCACCCGGACCAGATGTTCCATACCGCCTCCGGTACTGTATAGATAATCACTGTTAATATATACAGTAGTTGAGGCTTGTTCAAGGCGCTGCGCCAATCATCGAATGGACCGAGGCCTTACGTGGAACGGTATCAAATGCGGTATAATAGGGCATCGTTTGATACCTATGGGGCTTGTCATGACGACTGTCTCACCCGCAAAAATCGCAGCTGTCATGGCCTTGACACCGCTGCCCCGATCATTTGCAGAGCTCGACGATCGGGTGCGCGGCGGGCTGCCCAAATCCGCGCTTCGCGCCAGCGTTGAGCACGTCGCGCGAACCACGGAAGAACGCCGCAACCTTCTGTTCCGCATCATTCCTGAAGCCACCTTCAAGCGTCGGCGCGACTTGCTGAACCCCGATGAATCGGAGAAGGCCGAACGCCTGGCTCGCGTGTTCGCCACGACGGAATACGTGTGGGATTCGGAAGCCGACGCGCGGGAATTTCTCAATACCCCCCATCCGCTGCTGGATGGCCGCACGCCGCTCGACGTGTCGATGACCGAACTCGGCGCGCGACGCGTTGAGGAATTGCTCTGGAAGCTGTTTTATGGAATTCCGGCGTGATGCGGATTTACCGGATTGCTGACCGACGTCACCCGATATGGGACGGCACCGGCGCGATGCTGGTGGGCGGCCGGTTCAACAGTCCCGGCCGCCCAGTCATTTATGGGGCGACGACGTTCG
Proteins encoded in this window:
- a CDS encoding antitoxin Xre/MbcA/ParS toxin-binding domain-containing protein, which translates into the protein MTTVSPAKIAAVMALTPLPRSFAELDDRVRGGLPKSALRASVEHVARTTEERRNLLFRIIPEATFKRRRDLLNPDESEKAERLARVFATTEYVWDSEADAREFLNTPHPLLDGRTPLDVSMTELGARRVEELLWKLFYGIPA